A stretch of Paludisphaera borealis DNA encodes these proteins:
- a CDS encoding glycosyltransferase family 4 protein, with protein MNQNSDVRKIAFIGDYLPRKCGIATFTHDLCTSTATQFPGADCFVVPVNDLAEGYDYPPEVRFEIEEQELDSYLRAADFLNFSNADVVCLQHEYGIFGGPAGSHIVRLLRHLRMPIVTTLHTVLDRPSEDQRRVMDQVLDLSSRVVVMSERARKFLREIWKVPESKIDLILHGIPDMPFVDPAFYKDQFGVEGKHVALTFGLLSPNKGIEHMLRAMPSILEEFPNFVYIVLGATHPSLVREQGERYRISLERLAQTLGIKKNVSFYNRFVEINELIEFIGVADIYITPYLNPEQITSGTLAYAFGCGKSVVSTPYWHAEELLAEGRGVLVPFADSNALATEIRSLLRDDSRRHAMRKKGYMLGREMIWSHVVHQYVDSFHRARRSRLDVPIRPLAVRTLAEQSMDLPGWRLDHLLRMTDSAGMFQHATLTIPNFAEGYCTDDNARAFLLTILLEQLGQSSPQIAQTASTYAAFLNYAFDAQKGRFRNFMGFDRRWLEDVGSDDSQGRSLWVLGACVHRSKRRDLQFWASQLFDLALPALLETTSPRAWAFGLLGISHYLQRLAGARPASQARDILTQRLLDRFEASATDDWRWFEDRLTYDNARLAQGLIASGRNGGDPEATRVGLDALGWLVQHHKSPSGHFRPIGCNGFYVREQGRAQFDQQPVEAHAMISASLEAYQATEDPKWLAEARLAFEWFLGGNDLGLEIYDAKSGGCCDGLQEDRINQNQGAESTLAFLLSLAEMKLLESILAPHRQVQTS; from the coding sequence ATGAACCAGAATTCTGACGTCAGGAAGATCGCGTTCATCGGCGACTATCTCCCGCGCAAGTGTGGGATCGCCACCTTCACGCACGACCTCTGCACCTCGACGGCCACTCAGTTCCCCGGCGCCGACTGCTTCGTCGTCCCGGTCAACGACCTTGCGGAAGGGTACGACTACCCGCCGGAGGTCCGCTTCGAGATCGAGGAGCAGGAGCTCGACTCGTACCTCCGCGCCGCCGACTTCCTCAACTTCAGCAACGCCGACGTCGTCTGCCTTCAGCACGAGTACGGCATCTTCGGCGGCCCCGCCGGCAGCCATATCGTCCGGCTCCTCCGCCATCTCCGGATGCCGATCGTCACGACGTTGCACACGGTCCTCGACCGCCCCAGCGAAGACCAGCGCCGGGTCATGGACCAGGTGCTCGACCTGTCGTCGCGAGTCGTGGTCATGTCGGAGCGGGCGCGGAAATTCCTCCGAGAGATCTGGAAGGTTCCCGAGTCCAAGATCGATCTGATCCTCCACGGCATCCCCGACATGCCGTTCGTCGATCCGGCCTTTTACAAGGACCAGTTCGGCGTCGAGGGGAAGCACGTCGCGCTCACGTTCGGCCTGCTCTCGCCCAATAAGGGCATCGAGCACATGCTGCGGGCGATGCCGTCGATCCTCGAGGAGTTCCCGAACTTCGTCTACATCGTGCTCGGGGCGACCCACCCGAGCCTCGTCCGCGAGCAAGGGGAGCGGTATCGGATCAGCCTGGAGCGGCTGGCGCAAACCCTGGGGATCAAGAAGAACGTCAGCTTCTACAACCGGTTCGTCGAGATCAACGAGCTGATCGAGTTCATCGGCGTGGCCGACATCTACATCACGCCCTACCTCAACCCCGAGCAGATCACCTCGGGAACCCTGGCGTACGCCTTCGGCTGCGGCAAGTCGGTGGTCTCGACCCCGTACTGGCATGCCGAGGAATTGTTGGCCGAGGGCCGCGGCGTGCTCGTGCCGTTCGCCGATTCCAACGCTCTGGCGACCGAGATCCGGTCGCTGCTGCGCGACGACTCCCGCCGCCACGCCATGCGCAAGAAAGGCTACATGCTCGGGCGGGAGATGATCTGGAGCCACGTGGTCCACCAGTACGTCGACTCGTTCCATCGCGCCCGGCGGAGCCGGCTCGACGTGCCGATCCGGCCACTCGCCGTGCGGACTCTGGCCGAGCAGTCGATGGACCTGCCCGGCTGGCGGCTCGACCACCTGCTCCGCATGACCGATTCGGCCGGCATGTTCCAGCACGCGACCCTGACGATCCCCAACTTCGCCGAGGGCTACTGCACCGACGACAACGCCCGGGCGTTCCTGCTGACGATCCTGCTCGAACAGCTGGGCCAAAGTTCGCCGCAGATCGCGCAGACGGCCTCGACCTACGCGGCGTTCCTGAATTACGCGTTCGACGCCCAGAAGGGCCGGTTCCGCAATTTCATGGGCTTCGACCGGCGATGGCTGGAAGACGTGGGCTCCGACGACAGCCAGGGGCGGTCGCTCTGGGTTCTGGGCGCCTGCGTCCACCGGTCGAAGCGCCGCGACCTCCAGTTCTGGGCCTCGCAGCTCTTCGACCTGGCGCTCCCCGCGCTGCTCGAAACCACCTCGCCGCGCGCCTGGGCCTTCGGGCTGCTGGGCATCAGCCATTACCTCCAGCGGCTGGCCGGGGCCCGGCCCGCCAGCCAGGCCCGCGACATCCTCACGCAGCGGCTTCTCGACCGCTTCGAGGCGTCGGCGACGGACGACTGGCGATGGTTCGAGGATCGGCTGACGTATGACAACGCCCGGCTGGCGCAGGGCCTGATCGCCAGCGGCCGCAACGGCGGCGACCCCGAGGCCACGCGCGTCGGCCTCGACGCGCTCGGATGGCTGGTGCAGCATCACAAGTCCCCGAGCGGTCATTTCCGGCCGATCGGCTGCAACGGGTTTTACGTCCGCGAGCAGGGCCGCGCCCAGTTCGACCAGCAGCCCGTCGAAGCGCACGCGATGATCTCGGCCAGCCTCGAAGCCTATCAGGCGACCGAAGACCCGAAGTGGCTCGCCGAGGCCCGCCTCGCCTTCGAGTGGTTCCTGGGGGGCAACGACCTGGGCCTCGAAATCTACGACGCCAAGTCCGGCGGCTGCTGCGACGGCTTGCAGGAAGACCGGATCAACCAGAACCAGGGCGCGGAATCGACGCTCGCGTTCTTGCTCTCGCTCGCCGAGATGAAGCTGCTGGAAAGCATCCTGGCTCCGCATCGCCAGGTGCAGACGTCATAA
- a CDS encoding glycoside hydrolase family 130 protein codes for MILPRHFEKLLLKPSDLKPSRDDFEVVGAFNPGVVRAGDEVVMLVRVAERPREVRPGYTPLPHWDADKGLTVDWTPNDELTPIDPRVVERKADGLVRLTFTSHIQVVRCGGGRAVREKTGVRFAPAGEMEEFGVEDPRITELDGRYYFTYVAVSRHGAATALASTTDFVNFERHGVIFCSENKDVVLFPERIGGDFVALHRPNPATPFCRPEMWIARSPDLRHWGSHACLHGGGGAWETGRVGAGTPPVRVDGGWLEIYHGNRKPTKPGEVGAYSTGVLLLDPTDPSRVIARTPDSIFEPTAGFERTGFVPDVVFPTGIVESPDGWLVYYGAADSCSAVVEFRRDELLATLVDV; via the coding sequence ATGATCTTGCCGAGACATTTCGAGAAGCTGTTGCTGAAGCCGTCGGACCTGAAGCCCTCGCGCGACGATTTCGAGGTCGTCGGCGCGTTCAATCCGGGCGTCGTCCGGGCCGGTGACGAGGTGGTGATGCTGGTCCGCGTCGCCGAGCGCCCGCGCGAGGTCCGGCCCGGCTACACCCCCCTGCCCCATTGGGACGCCGACAAGGGCCTTACGGTCGACTGGACGCCGAACGACGAGCTGACGCCGATCGATCCTCGCGTCGTCGAGCGCAAGGCCGACGGCCTGGTCCGGCTGACGTTCACGTCGCACATCCAGGTCGTGCGCTGCGGCGGCGGCCGAGCGGTCCGCGAAAAGACCGGCGTCCGGTTCGCGCCGGCGGGCGAGATGGAGGAGTTCGGGGTCGAGGACCCTCGGATCACCGAGCTGGACGGGCGCTATTATTTCACGTACGTGGCGGTGTCGCGGCACGGGGCGGCGACGGCGTTGGCGTCGACGACCGACTTCGTGAACTTCGAACGGCACGGCGTGATCTTCTGCTCGGAGAACAAGGACGTCGTGTTATTCCCCGAGCGGATCGGCGGCGACTTCGTGGCGCTCCATCGTCCCAATCCGGCGACGCCGTTCTGCCGGCCCGAGATGTGGATCGCGCGGTCGCCCGACCTCCGGCACTGGGGGAGCCACGCCTGCCTGCACGGCGGCGGAGGCGCCTGGGAGACCGGCCGCGTCGGCGCGGGGACTCCGCCGGTGCGAGTCGACGGCGGCTGGCTCGAAATCTACCACGGCAACCGGAAGCCGACGAAGCCCGGCGAGGTCGGCGCCTACTCGACCGGCGTTCTGCTGCTCGATCCGACCGACCCCTCGCGCGTGATCGCCCGCACCCCCGATTCGATCTTCGAGCCCACCGCCGGCTTCGAGCGAACCGGCTTCGTCCCCGACGTCGTGTTCCCTACCGGGATCGTCGAGTCGCCCGACGGCTGGCTCGTCTACTACGGCGCCGCCGACTCGTGCTCGGCCGTCGTCGAGTTTCGGCGCGACGAGTTGCTGGCGACGCTCGTGGACGTCTGA
- a CDS encoding Gfo/Idh/MocA family protein has protein sequence MDQGHIRIGVIGCGGFGLYALQQFVQIPGVRLTAMAGTSREASRAAAHRFGVPDIEDVDTLVHRDDVDLVYIATPPFLHHPQAMKALRAGKHVICEKPLAMTVAQADEMLAEARRGDRLLTANLMQRYNPVSDAVGRLISEKILGEPIHAFFENYASDENLGPDHWFWDRSKSGGIFIEHGVHFFDLFEGWLGRGKVVAAQRGIRPGSAPPIEEQVQCTMRYANDVLVNYYHGFHQPGRMDRQEMRLVFERGDVTLFGWIPTLVKVHAVADEAQTRALCDLFPGARLDSTSTYAPKDRACSARHQTLDVYQTLELTWGEGVVKSHRYGELLRAVMADQVAWIRDRSHPRRITETNGRDSLAIACEADRLAQL, from the coding sequence ATGGACCAGGGCCATATCCGGATCGGCGTCATCGGCTGCGGAGGCTTCGGCCTTTACGCACTCCAGCAATTCGTCCAGATTCCGGGCGTTCGCCTGACGGCCATGGCCGGGACGAGTCGCGAAGCCTCGCGAGCCGCGGCGCATCGGTTCGGCGTCCCCGACATCGAAGACGTCGACACGCTCGTCCATCGCGACGACGTCGACCTCGTCTACATCGCCACGCCGCCGTTCTTGCATCATCCCCAGGCGATGAAGGCGCTGCGGGCGGGCAAGCACGTGATCTGCGAGAAGCCGCTGGCGATGACCGTGGCGCAGGCCGACGAGATGCTGGCCGAAGCCCGTCGCGGCGATCGGCTGCTCACGGCCAACCTGATGCAGCGGTACAACCCGGTCAGCGACGCGGTAGGGCGGCTGATCTCTGAAAAGATCCTCGGCGAGCCGATCCACGCGTTCTTCGAGAACTACGCCTCCGACGAGAACCTCGGCCCCGACCACTGGTTCTGGGATCGCTCCAAGAGCGGCGGCATCTTCATCGAGCACGGCGTCCACTTCTTCGACCTGTTCGAAGGCTGGCTCGGTCGCGGCAAGGTCGTCGCCGCCCAGCGCGGAATCCGGCCGGGCTCGGCACCGCCGATCGAAGAACAGGTCCAGTGCACGATGCGGTACGCCAATGACGTGCTTGTCAACTACTACCACGGCTTCCACCAGCCGGGACGGATGGACCGCCAGGAGATGCGCCTGGTGTTCGAACGCGGCGACGTCACGCTGTTCGGCTGGATTCCCACGCTCGTGAAGGTCCACGCGGTCGCCGACGAGGCCCAGACGCGGGCCTTGTGCGATTTGTTCCCCGGTGCCCGGCTCGACTCGACGTCGACCTACGCCCCCAAGGACCGCGCGTGCTCGGCGCGGCACCAGACGCTCGACGTCTACCAGACACTCGAACTGACCTGGGGCGAGGGGGTCGTCAAATCCCACCGCTACGGCGAGCTGCTCCGCGCCGTCATGGCCGACCAGGTCGCCTGGATTCGCGACCGCTCGCATCCGAGGCGGATCACCGAGACCAACGGCCGCGACTCACTGGCCATCGCCTGCGAGGCCGACCGGCTCGCCCAGCTTTGA
- the purE gene encoding 5-(carboxyamino)imidazole ribonucleotide mutase, whose amino-acid sequence MSQDLSKSPMVGVVMGSKSDWETMRHASELLTELGIAHESRVVSAHRTPDRLFEYGREAEGRGLELIIAGAGGAAHLPGMLAAITILPVLGVPVESKTLKGVDSLLSIVQMPRGIPVGTLAIGASGAANAALLAAAILARKYPAVREALATFRKTQTDAVGESPT is encoded by the coding sequence ATGAGCCAGGATCTCTCCAAATCGCCGATGGTCGGCGTGGTGATGGGCAGCAAGTCCGATTGGGAAACGATGCGGCATGCCTCCGAGCTGCTCACCGAGCTGGGAATCGCGCACGAGTCGCGCGTGGTCTCGGCCCATCGCACGCCCGATCGGCTGTTCGAATACGGCCGCGAAGCCGAGGGCCGAGGGCTCGAACTGATCATCGCCGGAGCGGGAGGCGCGGCGCACCTGCCGGGCATGCTGGCGGCGATCACGATCCTGCCGGTGCTCGGCGTTCCGGTCGAGAGCAAGACGCTCAAAGGCGTCGACTCGCTGCTCTCGATCGTCCAGATGCCGCGAGGCATTCCAGTCGGCACACTGGCCATCGGCGCCTCGGGCGCGGCGAACGCGGCGCTGCTCGCGGCGGCGATCCTCGCCCGCAAGTATCCGGCCGTCCGCGAGGCCCTGGCGACTTTCCGCAAGACCCAGACCGACGCCGTGGGAGAATCGCCCACATGA
- a CDS encoding 5-(carboxyamino)imidazole ribonucleotide synthase, with the protein MSAATEFDRDRAEGGGGVVYPPASIAVIGSGQLGRMFIQAAQQMGYQAGVLSTTSETPAAQVANWTVLGPPDHLPALRALADRGEAITVEFENVSAPALRWLARRRIVRPGWRTLWISQNRHREKSFLARHGIPHAPWRPVRTDDELKTAVRELGLPLILKTSASGYDGKGQVLVDKAADAESAWKALGQTACVAEAWVEFAVELSVVVVRGRDGQSVAYPPGLNHHEKHILATTTVPAPVGPIVAQEARDAAFAVAQALDAVGVLCVEFFLTSAGRLLVNEIAPRPHNSGHLTIEAACSSQFDQQVRALCGLPLGDCALASPAAMINLLGDLWADGEPRWEQAMRADPGVKLHLYGKRTAKAGRKMGHLTVLDPDPQTALARALAARRALVRRTP; encoded by the coding sequence ATGAGCGCCGCGACGGAATTCGATCGAGATCGAGCGGAAGGCGGCGGCGGGGTCGTTTATCCCCCGGCGTCGATCGCCGTCATCGGCAGCGGCCAGCTCGGCCGGATGTTCATCCAGGCGGCCCAGCAGATGGGCTACCAGGCCGGCGTGCTGAGCACGACAAGCGAGACGCCGGCCGCGCAGGTCGCCAACTGGACGGTCCTCGGGCCCCCCGACCACCTGCCGGCGCTCCGCGCGCTGGCTGACCGGGGCGAAGCCATCACCGTCGAGTTCGAGAACGTTTCGGCCCCGGCGCTCCGCTGGCTGGCCCGGCGACGGATCGTCCGGCCGGGCTGGCGGACGCTCTGGATCAGTCAAAACCGGCACCGCGAGAAGTCGTTCCTCGCCCGTCACGGCATCCCTCACGCCCCCTGGCGGCCAGTGCGAACCGACGACGAACTGAAGACGGCCGTCCGCGAACTGGGTCTGCCGCTGATCCTCAAGACGTCGGCCTCGGGCTACGACGGCAAGGGCCAGGTGCTCGTCGACAAGGCCGCCGACGCCGAGTCCGCATGGAAGGCGCTCGGTCAGACGGCCTGCGTGGCCGAGGCGTGGGTCGAGTTCGCCGTCGAGCTTTCGGTCGTCGTCGTGCGCGGCCGCGACGGCCAGTCGGTCGCGTATCCGCCGGGCCTCAATCATCACGAGAAGCACATCCTCGCCACCACGACGGTCCCCGCGCCCGTGGGGCCGATCGTCGCGCAGGAAGCGCGCGACGCGGCCTTCGCCGTCGCCCAGGCGCTCGACGCCGTCGGCGTGCTCTGCGTCGAGTTCTTCCTGACGTCGGCTGGCCGGCTGCTCGTGAATGAGATCGCGCCCCGGCCGCACAACTCGGGCCATCTGACGATCGAAGCCGCCTGCTCCAGCCAGTTCGACCAGCAGGTGCGGGCGCTCTGCGGACTCCCCCTGGGCGACTGCGCGCTGGCGTCGCCGGCCGCGATGATTAACCTGCTGGGCGACCTCTGGGCCGACGGCGAGCCGCGATGGGAACAGGCGATGCGCGCCGATCCCGGCGTCAAGCTTCACCTGTACGGCAAGCGGACGGCCAAGGCGGGACGGAAGATGGGCCACCTGACCGTTCTCGACCCCGACCCGCAAACCGCCCTGGCCCGAGCGTTGGCCGCGCGTCGGGCGCTCGTGCGGCGGACTCCGTGA
- a CDS encoding vWA domain-containing protein has translation MRLAYPGWLTLLVFMLLPILRERWRGRIAWPSLAGFRQRDAGFSPWVLVHRLPVLLRSLAIGALVVALARPQSVGGVIRIAAKGVAIMAALDHSSSMNTVDFPADADTHKISRLEAALATFSRFVEGREDDLIGLVVFANYPDLACPPTLDHRFLIESAAAVRSARPGDDGTNIGDALAWSLDALRRTTPAKKVLILLTDGNNQPAVPHPLDPGLAAELARDLGVTLHTIAIGKAGGVVHGTDSKTDLPVMTEVEGPNISLLQKLAEITGGRSFVATDADALDQVFETISRLEKSQIQNEIHTRYDERFLPWAAAAIGLLTLDRLLTSGRLRRLP, from the coding sequence ATGCGACTCGCGTATCCCGGCTGGCTCACCCTCCTGGTCTTCATGTTGCTGCCGATCCTGCGTGAACGCTGGCGGGGGCGGATCGCCTGGCCCAGCCTCGCCGGCTTCCGCCAGCGTGACGCCGGGTTCTCGCCCTGGGTGCTCGTGCATCGGCTCCCCGTGCTCTTGCGGAGCCTGGCGATCGGCGCGCTCGTGGTCGCCCTGGCCCGGCCGCAGAGCGTCGGCGGCGTGATCCGGATCGCGGCGAAGGGGGTCGCGATCATGGCGGCTCTCGACCACAGTTCGAGCATGAACACGGTCGATTTCCCCGCCGACGCCGACACCCACAAGATCAGCCGCCTGGAGGCCGCACTCGCCACGTTCAGCCGGTTCGTCGAGGGCCGCGAGGACGACCTGATCGGCCTGGTGGTCTTCGCCAACTATCCCGACCTCGCCTGCCCGCCGACTCTCGACCACCGGTTCCTGATCGAGTCGGCCGCCGCCGTGCGGTCGGCCCGGCCCGGCGACGACGGCACCAACATCGGCGACGCCCTCGCCTGGTCTCTCGACGCGCTCCGGCGGACGACCCCCGCCAAGAAGGTCTTGATCCTCCTGACTGACGGCAACAACCAGCCGGCCGTGCCCCACCCGCTCGACCCCGGGCTCGCCGCCGAGCTGGCGCGCGATCTCGGCGTGACGCTGCACACGATCGCGATCGGCAAGGCGGGGGGCGTCGTCCACGGCACCGACTCCAAGACCGACCTCCCCGTCATGACCGAGGTCGAGGGGCCGAACATCTCCCTGCTCCAGAAGCTGGCCGAGATCACCGGCGGACGGTCGTTCGTCGCCACCGACGCCGATGCGCTCGACCAGGTGTTCGAGACGATCAGCCGCCTCGAAAAGAGTCAGATCCAGAACGAGATCCACACCCGTTACGACGAGCGCTTCCTCCCCTGGGCGGCCGCGGCGATCGGCCTCTTGACGCTCGATCGGCTGCTCACCAGCGGAAGGCTTCGACGGTTGCCCTGA
- a CDS encoding vWA domain-containing protein translates to MYFGNPLYLWLLLVAPVLTLWAVRGRRRKALAWEVLGRWGRAPGDRSVTMLTALALTVAALAQPRFGGLPDSPIGPGQDVVLVFDVSRSMGAEDATPNRLALAVETAKSLVRHLARQPSDRSAVVAFAGRGVLRCPLTQNMGAVVDAMERLRPGGVQPGGTDLGAALDAAREAFDPNEPTEGRTIVLFSDGEDHIGRWNGPLERLIQAGVIVHTIALGDSTEGRPVPSSAPGQPLVYQGEPVVSKRQDEALEAIAERSGGASLKLGLATADLGLLYQDRIAPVARAHRLAARGADRPERFPIFLATALGFLLIGCRPVDRLGPLRWFSKRSAGVAMLGLAVLGQLGAADDPPPAASKAESAAEAVIRGQSDYAARRFPEALSAFETAVARAPARPVPYYNAGACLFQMGRYAEAIDAYQGARRRADAALRTKIDYALGNTLLCLGDLTGAVRCYDECLASTAHGPGLDDVRRDAAVNRQFAIEKLQSALSQDNENQPEKDPSQSRKNKSQPPRRGDAREDDGPGDAPSGDGRGDEGDEDPQQPRKGRTGGAGGASRRPPATADESPGERLDAAVDQIRDAQRRRLPDEPPADDPHVDRKDW, encoded by the coding sequence ATGTACTTCGGAAACCCCCTCTACCTCTGGCTCCTGCTGGTCGCGCCCGTGCTGACGCTCTGGGCGGTGCGCGGTCGCCGCCGCAAGGCGCTCGCTTGGGAGGTCCTGGGACGCTGGGGCCGGGCGCCGGGCGATCGATCGGTCACGATGCTGACGGCCTTGGCCCTGACGGTCGCGGCCCTCGCGCAGCCGAGGTTCGGCGGCTTGCCCGATTCGCCGATCGGCCCCGGCCAGGACGTCGTCCTGGTCTTCGACGTCAGCCGGAGCATGGGAGCTGAAGACGCGACGCCGAACCGGTTGGCCCTGGCCGTCGAGACCGCCAAGAGCCTCGTCCGACACCTCGCCCGCCAGCCCTCCGACCGCTCGGCCGTCGTCGCGTTCGCCGGCCGGGGCGTGCTGCGATGCCCGCTGACCCAGAACATGGGGGCGGTCGTCGATGCGATGGAACGACTCCGCCCGGGGGGCGTCCAGCCCGGCGGCACCGACCTCGGCGCGGCCCTCGACGCGGCCCGCGAGGCGTTCGACCCCAACGAGCCGACTGAGGGGCGGACCATCGTCCTTTTCTCGGACGGCGAGGACCACATCGGCCGCTGGAACGGTCCGCTCGAACGCTTGATCCAGGCGGGCGTGATCGTCCACACGATCGCCCTGGGCGACTCGACCGAAGGCCGGCCGGTTCCGTCGTCGGCCCCCGGGCAACCGCTCGTGTATCAAGGCGAGCCCGTGGTCTCGAAGCGCCAGGACGAGGCGCTCGAAGCGATCGCCGAGCGGAGCGGCGGGGCCAGCCTCAAGCTCGGCCTGGCGACGGCCGACCTCGGCTTGCTCTACCAGGATCGCATCGCCCCCGTCGCCCGCGCCCATCGTCTCGCCGCGCGGGGGGCGGACCGGCCCGAGCGGTTCCCGATTTTCCTGGCGACGGCCCTCGGCTTCCTGCTGATCGGCTGCCGGCCGGTCGATCGCCTCGGGCCGCTGCGATGGTTCTCGAAGCGGTCGGCCGGCGTCGCGATGCTGGGACTGGCCGTGCTCGGCCAGCTTGGCGCGGCTGATGATCCGCCGCCGGCCGCGTCGAAGGCCGAATCGGCCGCCGAGGCCGTCATCCGAGGTCAATCAGATTACGCCGCCAGGCGATTTCCCGAAGCCCTGAGCGCGTTCGAAACGGCCGTCGCTCGGGCCCCGGCTCGACCCGTCCCTTACTACAACGCCGGGGCCTGCCTGTTCCAGATGGGACGCTACGCCGAAGCGATCGACGCTTACCAGGGGGCGCGGCGGCGAGCCGACGCCGCCTTGCGGACCAAGATCGATTACGCGCTGGGCAACACGTTGCTCTGCCTCGGCGACCTGACCGGAGCGGTGCGGTGCTACGACGAGTGCCTGGCCTCGACCGCGCACGGGCCGGGCCTCGACGACGTCCGGCGCGACGCCGCCGTCAACCGCCAGTTCGCGATCGAGAAGCTGCAATCGGCCCTCTCGCAGGACAACGAGAACCAGCCCGAAAAAGACCCGTCCCAGAGCCGGAAGAACAAGTCCCAACCTCCCCGGCGAGGCGACGCTCGCGAGGACGACGGCCCCGGCGACGCGCCGTCGGGCGACGGCCGGGGCGACGAAGGCGACGAAGATCCCCAGCAGCCCCGTAAAGGCAGGACCGGCGGCGCGGGAGGAGCGAGTCGACGCCCCCCGGCGACCGCCGACGAATCGCCCGGCGAGCGCCTGGACGCGGCCGTCGACCAAATCCGCGACGCCCAGCGAAGGCGACTCCCCGACGAACCTCCGGCCGACGACCCTCACGTCGATCGCAAGGATTGGTAG
- a CDS encoding BatD family protein, giving the protein MRTSLLPHRSSRLVVAAFLAAALGFHLDSSRAQDGDELRVRLDAAPGPYVVGQGIDLRVAVVARDQRPKLDLPTLADARLWAVDTSFKPISASGIGRNVSGDNLFLTRLRLVPLGPGTLDVPPVVARLDDQEGKSKPLRLKIENPPIEGRTSDFLGGVGPFSAEAEADVGLARVGQEFLYRIRVSGPAAWGMTSRPELARLRALPIAARVEALADQTLDEPPERTFVFRIRPSRPGDVVLPPVSIASFDPRTKRYLTRVTRGVPLKVVAVPAFDASKLDYRPAAASLLGKALVATVWLAVGAGVVVVAIVAGRRMKRRWAEASRTGRGAAQRFARIAATSLGERADESPEETARRAIDVLVEYARLSVGRPPGALTPDEARVAIARGSGSDELGRSAARLAARCDRILFAESAGEALGEGGEAASLSRDARDLFTALGRSGGWRSPALVSGWRDATTA; this is encoded by the coding sequence ATGCGGACGTCGCTCCTGCCCCATCGGTCGAGTCGTCTCGTGGTCGCCGCCTTTCTGGCCGCCGCGCTGGGCTTCCACCTCGATTCGAGTCGGGCGCAAGACGGGGACGAGCTGCGGGTGCGGCTCGACGCCGCGCCGGGGCCATACGTCGTGGGACAGGGGATCGACCTGCGCGTTGCCGTCGTGGCGCGCGATCAGCGGCCGAAGCTGGACTTGCCGACGCTGGCCGACGCCAGGCTCTGGGCCGTCGACACGTCGTTCAAGCCGATCAGCGCCAGCGGCATCGGCCGGAATGTTTCGGGCGACAACCTGTTCCTCACCCGGCTCCGCCTCGTCCCCCTCGGCCCCGGAACGCTCGATGTTCCGCCCGTCGTCGCCCGGCTCGACGACCAAGAGGGGAAAAGCAAACCGCTCCGGCTGAAGATCGAGAATCCGCCGATTGAAGGCCGCACGTCCGACTTCCTTGGCGGCGTCGGCCCGTTCTCGGCCGAGGCCGAGGCCGACGTGGGACTAGCGCGGGTCGGTCAGGAGTTCTTGTATCGGATTCGGGTCTCGGGGCCGGCCGCGTGGGGGATGACGTCGCGTCCCGAGCTGGCGCGGCTGCGGGCGCTGCCGATCGCGGCCCGCGTCGAGGCGCTCGCCGACCAGACGCTCGACGAGCCGCCGGAGCGGACGTTCGTCTTCCGCATACGGCCTTCGCGGCCAGGCGACGTCGTCTTGCCGCCGGTCTCGATCGCGTCGTTCGACCCCAGGACGAAGCGTTACCTGACGCGCGTGACGCGTGGGGTTCCGCTCAAGGTCGTCGCCGTGCCGGCGTTTGACGCCTCGAAGCTCGACTACCGGCCCGCCGCCGCAAGCCTGCTCGGCAAGGCGCTCGTCGCCACAGTCTGGTTGGCGGTCGGCGCGGGAGTCGTGGTGGTCGCGATCGTGGCCGGTCGGCGCATGAAGCGGCGATGGGCCGAGGCGTCGCGCACCGGCCGGGGCGCGGCGCAACGGTTCGCCCGAATCGCCGCGACGAGCCTCGGCGAACGAGCGGATGAATCACCAGAGGAGACGGCCCGGCGCGCGATCGACGTCCTGGTGGAGTACGCGCGGTTGAGCGTCGGCCGGCCTCCCGGCGCGTTGACGCCCGACGAGGCGCGCGTGGCGATCGCCCGAGGGAGCGGGTCCGACGAGCTGGGCCGGAGCGCCGCGCGGCTGGCCGCGCGGTGCGATCGGATTTTGTTCGCCGAGAGCGCCGGTGAGGCGCTGGGCGAGGGGGGCGAGGCCGCCTCACTGTCGCGAGACGCCCGAGACCTCTTCACGGCTCTCGGGCGATCGGGCGGTTGGAGGAGCCCCGCGCTGGTCAGCGGATGGCGAGATGCGACGACCGCGTGA